CTTTAGAGGAGAGGAGGCCAAGGCCCACAGAGTGAAATGACTTGCTGCGTGTCAGTAGCTTTAGAATTCACTCTCAAGTTTCCCGTGCTCGTTCCACTGTTACATTGACCAGTATATTCCCTCCTAGGTGTTGTCATGTAATGGTAAGGCCACCTGAGATGTTTAGGGGAAGTTGCTTCCTAAACCCAAAGTATCTCAGAATATGAAGAAATAAGAGCAACGTAGAATAAACGGCTTTGCTAATCTTCCGTTTCGCCTTTCTTTCAAGATTCTGAACTTGCCTTGATGTACAATGATTCTTCTGTCTTGGAGAACCATCATTTGGCCGTGGGCTTTAAGTTGCTTCAGGAAGAAAATTGTGACATTTTCCAGAATTTGACCAAAAAGCAAAGACAATCATTAAGGAAAATGGTCATTGACATTGTAAGTAGCGGataaaagcaaaaaagagaacTGTGATgcaagttgtttaaaaaaatatatgagatGAGTAAAAGGAACTGTATATTTCAAGACCTATTGTTGCCCTTTATTTTCAAGAAGTTGCCCCTGCTGCTGGCAGTGATGTTCTGTAGGTTTTCTGCTTCTAGCAGTTTGGAGTTAAGAATGTGGGCGGCTCACCCCTGTCAttccaattttgttttcttaactcCTTCAATCTGGTGACAAGCAGAAAACGATGTCTAACAAAAGCTGAAGGTGCTGGCCATAGCTCGAATGGATTTATTCCATTCAAAAAATCTCTGTCAGAAGACAGTGCCATTTGGAAACATCCATGACTTCACTCTTGTCTCCATGCATATTATTCCAGTGATTACAAGACACAGGAATATCTCTGGTTATCAAAAACTTACCCTGTTAAATTTTGTACATTACAAAGATAGGAATTATCTGTCTTGGTTAAGAAGAAAACTAACTAGAATATTCTGTTCCTGAAGTAGTCTGTGAGCAGCCTTGAATCAGTTCATCGTAGCCTAGTAACCACTTTCTGTTCCAAGGAATGGAAAAAACTTCAAAACTTTTGCTGATGTCTTGTTTGTGGAGCTATCATCCCTTATCTTCACCATGAGAGTGGTTGCCAGTGCCTCATGTTTCTGTATATTGCACATGTTTACACAGGCTTCCAGTAAACTTGACAGCAAAGGGGAAAAGATTCTGCCCCAAAAAGTGGTAAAGAATTTCCATGCACTACTAATAGATGACATAAtggttttccatttcttctcacaTTCTGTGTAATATTTTCATGTGCATAGTCAAACTTTTTTCCTCTGGACTTTTTTACTTAATgaaaaaatttttgtcttttaaggtACTTGCAACAGACATGTCAAAACACATGAATCTACTGGCTGATTTGAAAACGATGGTTGAAACTAAGAAAGTGACAAGTTCTGGAGTTCTTCTTCTTGATAATTATTCTGATAGGATTCAGGTAAAGCATTGTTTGAATttccggtgtgtgtgtgtgtgtgtgtgcgtgcgcacgcCTATGTGTCTAGCTTTGGTAAGATTTAGGTCTCTCTCCCAACTTATAATTTTAGTAATTATAAGCAGGATTTTTATCCAAATTCTAAATCTTGAGAATTAACCAGGTAAAATCCTATTGGCCTTTTCATttgcatatgtttttaaaaaaaactgctAACATCCCACAAAACCAACCACTTAAGCAGCTCTGAATTTAATCAACCATGCACATAGACAGTTTCTCTTATGATATTTAGATGCGATAGAAGTGGCATAATTTGGGACTATTAATATAAGTGtgaaccacacacagacacatcatGGTTGAGCTGTTTGGAATGAATCTTACACTACATGTATTTTCAAGTGTCACAGTCATCTGATGTGAATTTCTAgtacaaaaaaaaagagctggtGCTGAATAAAGAATGCGTTCGTCTATTTTAGGTCCTTCAGAGTATGGTGCATTGTGCAGACCTGAGCAACCCAACAAAGCCTCTGCAGCTGTACCGCCAGTGGACAGACCGCGTAATGGAGGAGTTCTTCCGCCAAGGAGACCGAGAGAGGGAGCGGGGCATGGAGATAAGTCCCATGTGTGACAAACACAGTGCCTCTGTGGAAAAGTCACAGGTGAGGCAGTAAGCATAAAGCTTTCAGAGAGAACAAAACTACCATTTGAACATTGGATTACTTTATATACACATCAcatagttttattgttttttttaaattactttgttTTTGACAAGATCAGTTTCACATCAGTGTTTATAAGCTAAAAGTCCTTTAATTCTTAAATGATTTTCATTTATATAGTCatacatatattcttttatattcatTAATTATGACTATATTTGTAttgtatattcatatatgtaGAATTATTTCACTTATCTAAATTCATAATTGAATAAAGTTATATGAATTCATATAGAGTACATGGCATTGTTTCAATTATCTGGATTCACCTATAAATTGGCTATTCTAAAATAAAGTCCAGGCCTCAATCCAAGTCCTGCCATGTAACAACTGGAGATTTTTGATGTCACAAACgtactcttttgtgtgtgtgtgaggagatcagccctgtgctaacatctgccaatcctcctccgtttttgctgaggaagactggccctgggctaacatccgtgcccatcttcctccactttatatgggacaccgccacagcatggcttgccaagcagtgcgttgatgcgtgcttgggatccgaactggcaaaccccgggccgctgcagcggagcgtgcgcgcttaaccacttgcgccaccgggccagccccacaaatgTGCTTTTGAACTAAGACTTCTAGAAGCTAATTTTCGCCAGCTAATAACAACACTTTTATATGGTCTGTTGCCTAAAATAGTGACTATTTTACCAAACTAAGGTTAGTAGTTTTCTGTTCAATGTTATACTTGCAGActatgttatattttatatatttttatgtaaattatgtcatatatatatttatataaattagatGTATTTGTGGGATCTAGTTAACCTTTTCCATTGTTTCTTAGTCCCAAATCTTGTACTGAAAtcggatttttttttaactaggtgGGCTTCATAGACTATATTGTCCATCCTCTCTGGGAGACGTGGGCAGACCTCGTCCACCCTGACGCCCAGGACATTTTGGACACTTTGGAGGACAATCGTGAATGGTACCAGAGCACAATTCCTCAGAGCCCCTCCCCAGCGCCTgatgaccaggaggagggccggcAGGGTCAAACCGAGAAGTTCCAGTTTGAACTAACTTTAGAGGAAGATGGCGAGTCAGACACTGAAAAGGACAGTGGAAGTCAAGTGGAAGAAGACACTAGCTGCAGTGACTCCAAGACTCTCTGTACCCAAGACTCGGAGTCCACTGAAATCCCCCTTGATgaacaggtggaggaggaggcagtcGGGGAAGAAGAGGAAAGCCAGCCCGAAGCCTGTGCAATAGAAGATCCTTCTCCTGA
The Diceros bicornis minor isolate mBicDic1 chromosome 20, mDicBic1.mat.cur, whole genome shotgun sequence genome window above contains:
- the PDE4D gene encoding cAMP-specific 3',5'-cyclic phosphodiesterase 4D isoform X4; this translates as MASNKFKRMLNRELTHLSEMSRSGNQVSEYISNTFLDKQHEVEIPSPTQKEKEKKKRPMSQISGVKKLMHSSSLTNSSIPRFGVKTEQEDVLAKELEDVNKWGLHVFRIAELSGNRPLTVIMHTIFQERDLLKTFKIPVDTLITYLMTLEDHYHADVAYHNNIHAADVVQSTHVLLSTPALEAVFTDLEILAAIFASAIHDVDHPGVSNQFLINTNSELALMYNDSSVLENHHLAVGFKLLQEENCDIFQNLTKKQRQSLRKMVIDIVLATDMSKHMNLLADLKTMVETKKVTSSGVLLLDNYSDRIQVLQSMVHCADLSNPTKPLQLYRQWTDRVMEEFFRQGDRERERGMEISPMCDKHSASVEKSQVGFIDYIVHPLWETWADLVHPDAQDILDTLEDNREWYQSTIPQSPSPAPDDQEEGRQGQTEKFQFELTLEEDGESDTEKDSGSQVEEDTSCSDSKTLCTQDSESTEIPLDEQVEEEAVGEEEESQPEACAIEDPSPDT
- the PDE4D gene encoding cAMP-specific 3',5'-cyclic phosphodiesterase 4D isoform X3; this encodes MPEANYLLSVSWGYIKFKRMLNRELTHLSEMSRSGNQVSEYISNTFLDKQHEVEIPSPTQKEKEKKKRPMSQISGVKKLMHSSSLTNSSIPRFGVKTEQEDVLAKELEDVNKWGLHVFRIAELSGNRPLTVIMHTIFQERDLLKTFKIPVDTLITYLMTLEDHYHADVAYHNNIHAADVVQSTHVLLSTPALEAVFTDLEILAAIFASAIHDVDHPGVSNQFLINTNSELALMYNDSSVLENHHLAVGFKLLQEENCDIFQNLTKKQRQSLRKMVIDIVLATDMSKHMNLLADLKTMVETKKVTSSGVLLLDNYSDRIQVLQSMVHCADLSNPTKPLQLYRQWTDRVMEEFFRQGDRERERGMEISPMCDKHSASVEKSQVGFIDYIVHPLWETWADLVHPDAQDILDTLEDNREWYQSTIPQSPSPAPDDQEEGRQGQTEKFQFELTLEEDGESDTEKDSGSQVEEDTSCSDSKTLCTQDSESTEIPLDEQVEEEAVGEEEESQPEACAIEDPSPDT